A window of the Hordeum vulgare subsp. vulgare chromosome 5H, MorexV3_pseudomolecules_assembly, whole genome shotgun sequence genome harbors these coding sequences:
- the LOC123399879 gene encoding uncharacterized protein LOC123399879 encodes MGSVLSSQPKVNGVQDNTMPPDLEMGQSTMEIDQCNIINILHYMLPCASPLGRVLWGLGSLTLVLALTTALHLPAAGPVFAHYKAAYYTILAFVLFVAVPVELGTAFYLLRCSGGCCLLAFARGLLPCAYVLLLVVIAVGGFVPFKL; translated from the exons atggggTCCGTCTTGTCCTCCCAGCCCAAAGTCAACGGCGTCCAGgacaacactatgccccccgaccTGGAGATGGGTCAATCCACCATGGAGATCGATCAATGCAACATAATCAACATACTGCATTACATGCTACCCTGTGCATCGCCGCTGGGGCGCGTGCTGTGGGGGTTGGGCTCCCTCACCCTTGTCCTGGCCCTTACCACCGCGCTCCACCTGCCGGCCGCGGGACCTGTCTTCGCCCACTACAAGGCAGCATATTATACGATCCTTGCATTTGTTCTCTTTGTTGCAGTGCCGGTGGAGCTGGGGACCGCCTTCTACCTCTTGCGCTGCAGCGGTGGGTGCTGCCTCCTCGCCTTTGCCAGGGGCCTCCTGCCCTGCGCCTACGTGTTGCTCCTCGTCGTCATAGCTGTGGGTGG GTTTGTCCCCTTTAAGCTCTGA